One genomic region from Nymphaea colorata isolate Beijing-Zhang1983 unplaced genomic scaffold, ASM883128v2 scaffold0229, whole genome shotgun sequence encodes:
- the LOC116268355 gene encoding L-type lectin-domain containing receptor kinase IV.1, translated as MDYPHRLPYRKIYRAAKVSRKSWGKEALAVSTKVCCPEAESRREQVELGTKVQDSKDGKLGDFGRAKLYDHGTNPKSTHVVGSLGYMASELPRTSKSKMSSDVYSYGSLLLEVACGRRLIEPGRPSEEMILVEL; from the exons ATGGACTACCCACATAGGCTCCCCTACAGGAAAATCTACAGGGCAGCTAAGGTTTCAAGGAAGAGTTGGGGAAAGGAGGCTTTGGCAGTGTCTACAAAGGTCTGCTGCCCAGAAGCGGAATCGAG AAGGGAGCAGGTTGAGTTGGGTACAAAGGTTCAAGATTCGAAAG ATGGCAAGTTGGGTGATTTTGGGCGTGCCAAACTGTATGACCATGGTACCAATCCCAAGTCTACCCATGTCGTTGGTAGTCTAGGTTACATGGCGTCGGAGCTCCCTCGCACCAGCAAATCAAAGATGAGCTCCGATGTATACTCTTATGGTTCCTTGCTCCTGGAGGTGGCCTGTGGAAGGAGGCTGATTGAGCCCGGAAGACCTTCTGAGGAGATGATTCTGGTGGAGTTG